GTGGGAGCATCGAAAACCGAGCCAGGTTCCTGCTCGCAGTCTATGAACGCATCAGAGGTGCAGTCGGGAGTGAGTTTCCGGTTCTTGTCAAGATGAATGCTCAGGATTTCCTGGAGGGAGGCTTCAGTTCCCTGGAAATGGTACAGGTGGCTTCCATGCTTGAAAAGGCAGGAATTGACGCCATCGAAATGAGTGGAGGAACGATTCATTCCGGTCCCCGCCTCAGTCCTGTGCGAATGGGAAAGCTGGAGACGGAGGAGAAAGAGGTCTATTACCGGGAAGAGGCCAGGCTCTTCAAGGAAAAGATCCGGGTTCCCCTCATTCTGGTTGGGGGCATTCGTTCCTACCATGTGGCCGACAAGTTGGTGGAAGAGGGTTTGGCGGACTATATTTCACTCTCAAGACCCCTTATCCGCGAACCGGGTCTTGTCAACCGCTGGAGATCCGGAGATACACGCAAGTCCACGTGTCTTTCGGACAATCAGTGCTTCAAACCGGCCATGGCGGGCGAGGGGTTGTATTGCGTCGTAGAGGCAAAGGAGAAGGCGAAGACGCAATGAGCCGTCGAGGAAAGCAGAATGCGATATTGTCACATTAACCACGGAGACACAGAGGGCACGGAGAAAGACCTTCCGAATGAAATCTCTGTGTTCTCCGTGTCTCTGTGGTTTAGATGAAATCTGACAATTTTGAGTTAATCTTCCGGACAAAAGTTTCTTAATATTCTCATACCGTCATACCGGCGAAAGGCCGGTATCCACCAAGAATTTTAAATAACTTCTGATCAGGTTCTTAACTCAACCCGACATCTATACGCTTTCGCGGGGGGAACGGGTCGAGATACTCTTTTGAAACACGCTCCAGGAGATGAGCGTTTTGCTCCTAGCAGGTAAGCTGCTGGAAGAAGTCGTTGCCCTTGTCGTCCACCAGGATGAAAGCGGGGAAATCAACCACTTCGATCTTCCAGATGGCTTCCATACCCAGTTCCGGGTATTCAAGGACTTCGACTTTCTTGATGTTTTCCTGGGCCAGCAGAGCAGCGGGGCCGCCGATGGAGCCCAGGTAGAAGCCGCCGTGCTTCTTGCATGCATCGGTTACCTGCTGGCTGCGGTTGCCCTTGGCGATCATGATGAGTGAACCGCCGTGGGATTGGAACAGATCCACGTAGGAATCCATACGTCCCGCAGTAGTGGGACCGAAAGAACCGGAGGGCATGCCCTTGGGGGTCTTGGCCGGGCCTGCATAATAAATGGGATGATCCTTGATGTACTGAGGAAGCCCTTCACCCTTGTCGATGCGTTCCTTGAGTTTCGCGTGGGCGATGTCACGGCCGACGATGATGGTGCCGGTGAGGGAAAGCTGAGTGGTCACGGGGTACTTGGTGAGTTCGGCAAGGATCTCTTTCATGGGGCGGTTGAGATCGATTTTCACCACGCCGTGTTCATGTTTTCCGCGGTACTTTTCAGGTATGAAACGGCCGGGATTGGCTTCCAGTTCTTCCAGCCAGATCCCGTCCTTGTTGATTTTGGCTTTGACATTTCTGTCGGCGGAACAGGAGACGCCCATTCCGACGGGACAGGATGCGCCGTGGCGCGGCAGGCGGATGACGCGAACGTCCAGAGCGAAATGCTTTCCGCCGAACTGAGCGCCGAATCCGCACTTTTGAGCGGCCTTGAGCATTTTTTCTTCCATTTCCAGGTCACGGAAGGCCTGGCCGCCTTCATTGCCCTGGGTCGGCAGCGCGTCCAGGTAACCGGTAGAAGCGTACTTTACCGTCTTGAGGCAGGCTTCAGCGGAAGTTCCACCGATAACGAAAGCCAGGTGGTACGGAGGGCAGGCGGCCGTACCGAGGGTCTTCATCTTTTCCACGAGAAACTTTTCCAGGCTCGCGGGATTTAGAAGCGCTTTGGTTTCCTGGTAAAGGTAGGTCTTGTTGGCGGAACCGCCGCCTTTGGCTACGAAGAGGAATTTGTATTCCATACCATCCGTTGCATAGAGGTCGATCTGTGCGGGGAGATTGGTGCCGGAATTTTTCTCTTCATACATGGTGAGGGGAATCGTTTGGGAGTAACGCAGGTTTTCTTCGGTATATGTCTTATAGACTCCCTTGGAAAGGTATTCTTCGTCCTTCACGCCCGTCCAGACCTGCTGTCCCTTTTTGCCGACGATGGTTGCCGTTCCTGTATCCTGGCAAAGTGGCAGCACGCCCTTGGCGGCCACTTCGGCATTTCGCAGCATGGCTATGGCTACACCGCGGTCGTTGGCCGAAGATTCGGGATCTTCCAGGATAGCGGCGACTTTTTCGAGATGCGCCGGGCGCAGCATGAAAGAGACGTTGCGCATGGCGTTGTTGGCAAGATAGGTAAGCCCTTCAGGATCGACTTTGAGTATCTCCTTGCCATCAAAAGTGGTGACCGAAACATAGTCTTTTGTCAGCAGATTGTACTTGGTTTCGTCTTTTCCGAGGGGAAATGGATCTTGGTACTTGAATTCGGGCATCTTTAGCTCCTTTGGGTGTACTGTTTCGGACTCAATGAGATCGTTGTGAAATAACCAACATTGTATATTATCGGAAAAAAATGATTTGTCGAGCATGGAGTTGCGCTTATCCGCAATTCTCATGGGGTGGGCTGGAAAGAATTGCCCGGATTGACTTTGGGGATGGAAATGTAAAATGTAGTGCCCGCTTCAGGCCCCGGTTCCGCCCACACTTTTCCGCCATGCCGTTCAGCGATTTCCCTGACGATGCTCAACCCCAAACCGGTCCCCGCTACTCCCTTGGAACTGCTGTGTCTCTTGAACAAGCCAAAGATCTTCTCGCAATCTTCCTTCCTTATTCCCACCCCATTGTCCCGCACTGAAAAGGTGTGGAAGTCTTGAGATTCTTCATAGCCGATTTGAATTTCAGAAAGTTCTTTTCCACCGTATTTCATTGCATTATCGATGAAATTTCTGAAAACACGTAAGAAAGACAATCGATCCACCATGACTTCTATGTCCCTGTCAGGTTCAATCCACAAAATGTGGCGATCCGCCAGTCGTTCGGTGAATTCTTCCCGGATCATCTTGAGAAATTCCTTGAAATAGAACTTCTCTATCTGCAGGGGGGCTTCCTTGCTGGCGATGTAGATATTTATTTTTTCCACAAGGGCTGAATTGAGCTCAGCCGCCTTGAGGATTTGTTCACAGTAATGTTTGCCCCTTTCATCCAGTTTATGAGCGTAATGCTTCTGAAGAAGCTTCGTCAGTCCATGAATGCCAATGGCCGGACTTTTCAAGTCGTGCATGACGGAATAAGCAAAGAGCTTGAGTTTCTCAGAACTTTGACGAAGAGCTTCTTCCACTTTTTTGCGTTCTTCGATCTCTTCTATGAGCAGTTGATTGGTGTGGGCCAGTTCCCGGGTTCTCGCCTGCACGCGTAGTTCGAGTTCGTCATGAGCCTTTCTCAGTTCGTCCCTGGTGCGCACACGCTGAATCGCCGTTCCCAGTCCCATGGCCACCCCTTCCAGGACTTCCACCATTTCAAAGGGGATGACGTTTTCTCGATGATCGGCGATGTGAATCAGTCCAAGGATAGAGTTTTCCATGCGTATAGGGATGAGCACAACAGATTCATAGCCGAATTCATTGCATTTGTTACGGGTGAATTTTCTTTCTTCTTCCGTCAGGCCGGACAGAAAACGGGTCGTGCCATTAATGTAAAGGGAACCGCCCGGGGTGTAATGAGGAAGATGAGGTTCGGTCTTGCCCTGGATGACCGTAGTGCACATGCATCGATGCGAGTGAATCGAAAGAAGATTTTCCTCCTCGAAAAATCCGGGACTGAACCCATCGTATGCTTGATATGGGATGCTGCCGTCTTGATTCAAAATACGGATTCCGGCTGCGGAGCACCCCGTGTAGTGTCTCAGTTCGTGCACAAATTCCTTCAACATAACGGACATTTGCAGGTTTTTATTGGCAATTTCCAGAAAGCGGTGGGAAATTTTGAGGGCTTCCTCTGCGCGCTTCCTGTGCGTAATATCCTGAATCTGAACCAGATATTCGCTGATATGGTCCCCTTCGTGCATGGGGGTGATGAGAACGTCGATATGGATGATTCCCGACTTACTGGACTCAAAGAAGTTCATCTCCTTGATCTTGTCGAAGTCGAAAGGGATTTCATATCGAACGCTCTTGCCTTCTTGCAGTGTCTTCACCAATCCGGCTGGAAGATTGGGATCTTCAAAAAGATTGACCTTCTGAAGCTGGGGCGGGTCGGAAATGCCGAATATCTTCAAACTGGCTTCATTGAGATCGATGAGATCTCCCGATGCGTCGTAGAGTTCAATGCCGATGGGGGAGGCTTCATAAATATTCCTGAATCTTTCTTCGCTCTCTCTGAGGGCCTCCTCCGTTTTCTTTCTTCGCGTGATATCGCGGTCAATGCCCCGGTATCCTTTCAGTTCACCGGAACTGCCGAAAATGGGAACACCACTGGTTTCCAGAATGAGTTCGCGGCCCTCCTTGTGAACGACGCGATTGACGAAACTTGTAAGGGGTTTTCCTTCACGCATCACTTGAAAGGCTAGTCGTCGCTGAGCTTCTTTTTCCTTTTGGGAAAACAGATCATAAAAATGTTTCTGAAGGATCTCCTCGGAGGTGTAACCTGTGATTTTTTGGACCATGGGATTGGAATAGGTGTATTTCCCCTCCATATCCACTTCCCAAATCCAGTCGGAAGTGCTTTCAGCCAGGTCTCTAAAACGTTTTTCCGTTTCGCGGAGGGAATTCTTGAGTTCCCTTTCCCGCATCACCTTTTCAATGATTCTGGGAACAAGGGAAAAGAAATCGGAGGACTTGACCAGGTAATCGGAAGCGCCGAGCTTCATGGCTTTGACGGCGATGCCCTCGTCCCCCTGCCCCGTGATCATGATTACGGGAATGTCTTTTCCTCCAGCTTGGAGAGCTTCCAGAAATTCGATGCCGTTCATACCGGGCATGAGATAGTCCACCATGATGACATCAGGATGCAATACTTCTATTTCTTGAAAGCAGGAACTCGCCTCTTCGAAGTGCTGGACGGAGGAGCCGGGAAATTCTTTGAGGATCGCCCGTTTCATGAGCTGAAAATGGGGTTCTTCATCTTCGATAATGACTATCGTCAGTGGTTCTTCCAATCTCATCATCCTTCTGATAACTCTGATTGCCGTACGAGCGGACTAATCTTCGGAGGTGGTGGGGGGTTCGTTGAGGTTCATCCAGTAGAAGTCGATCTGCATGACTTTTTCTTCGAATTCCTTGAACCCTACGGGCTTGGTCAGGTAGCTGTTGGCGTAATGTCCGTAGGATGCCGCAATGTCTTCTTCACGTTTGGAAGTGGTGAGCATGATGACGGGGATCGGCTTTAGCCTGGGATCTTCCTTGATCCTTTTCAGTACCTCTATGCCGTCTATACCGGGGAGATTGATGTCGAGCAGGATCAGAGCGGGGCAGGGATACTTTTCACGGTCGCTGTAAATTCCACGGTTGAACAGGTAGTCGAGTGCCTGCTCCCCGTCGTTCAAAATATCGATCCTGTTTGCGTGGCCGGCTTTGCGTATGGCCCGCTTGGTGAGCTCGGCATGAGCTTCCTCATCTTCTACGATTAAAATGTGAGTGGGGTCACAGCCCATCGTTAAACATCCTTATCCTTGAGAGTGAAAAAGAAAGTTGTTCCCTTCCCTGGCTCCGAAGAAAGCCAGATTCTGCCTCCGTGGTATTCTATAATTCTTTTGACGATTGTGAGCCCCATACCGGTCCCGTCCCCAGCACGTTTTGCTGCTGGAAGCCTTTGAAATATTTGAAATATTTTATTGAAATACATTTCTTCGATGCCGATGCCGTTGTCGCGGAAATAAAAGACTTTCTGCCCGTTTTCCTCGTTGCATCCCACATCGATGCGAGGGGAAGGGTTGTCCTTGCCGATGTATTTCACCGCATTGGACAGGAAGTTGTCGACCACTTGCGTGATGCGTTTTTTCTCGCCGAATACCTCGGGAAGATCTTCCTGCACATGGACTTCAATGCCCCGGGCATCGATCTGAGGTTGTAATAATTTGATTGCCCCCTTGACAACCGTGCCAAAAGGAAAAACTGTTTTCTTTTCCGTGACGCGACCTATTCGGGAGAGGTTCAGGAGGTCGTTGATGAGGGATTCCATCTTCAGCGCGGCATCACTCATGTACTTGAGGTATTTGTCTGCATCCCCCGCCAGTACCTGGCCGAAATCCTCCCTCAATGCTCCGATAAACCCTTCAATGGTGACGATGGGGGTCTTCAGGTCGTGTGAAACCGTATAAACGAAGGATTCCATTTCTACATTTGCGGCACTCAGTTCGTCCAGAGTTTCCTTGAGTTTCTTCTCATTTTCCCGGAGAGCTTCTTCGACTTTTTTCCTTTCCTTGATCTCATAAAGGGCAGTATCTCTGGATTCTCTGTACAGTTCCATGCGGTGGAGAAGCAGGTGAAGGAGAATAGCAAGCCCTGCGGAGAGGGCCAGTCCGAAAGCCAAAAAGGGAAAGTTTGGCACCAGGGAAGGAGTGTAGAGGGTAGCGGTCGGCGCCAATTGAATGTTCCAAATTTTTCCCCCTAAATTCACCTGCTTCACAATCCGGGGAATCTTCATATCATAGTCGGGGGAGGCCGGATCACATTTATCCATGGATGGATAGATGATGTGCCCTCCCTCGGAGATGACCAGATCAAACGCTGAAAAAATCTCTCTGGATACAGCAACATCCAACAGTCTTTTCAGCTGAAACACTCCATCGATATATCCCTGAATTCTACCATCGTGCACAAGAGGCACTAAAATCTCAAATCCCGTTCCACCCTCAAAAAGCTCCATGCAAGGGGTCAAAGCATACTGCAGTTCGTTTCTGGCTCTCTCAATCGTGGCAATATAGGCGGCATTTCCATAGGCCGAGATGTTTTTCCCCTGCTTTTCTGCATTTTCTTCTTTGGGAAACACCCAGCGAATATAGCCTTCAGGATCGATCCAATTGATGGCCGTAAATCCCGGGTAGTGCCTGAACAAGGCGTTACTGAAAGTAAGAAAACGCTGCTGGCTGAAGTCGGGAGGTTGCCGTTCCACCCACCTGTCCGCCAGGAGTTCGAGAGATGCGATGCGAGCATTGACAAATCCTTCGATGCGTATTCGTAATTGCTCTGCCGTGGTCTCCGTCAAGTGCATGAGCACCTGGCGTTCGTGCTGGTTTTGGGCTTGCCATAAGAGAATCGTAAGCGTGGCAAAAAAAACGAATGCGATCAGGGAAAGGAAGCTTTTCAAACCGCGAAATGACATCGTTATCACCATTTTTGTTAAAAATCCAAACACTTAATAAGTAAAGGCATTATATGTTATCTCATTATGAAGTCTTTTCCAACCGCAATGTATTGCGGGGCCGAATCCGTTTGTTGGATTCCCTCTCTATAGAATTTATATAAAAAAGGCTCATGGCTTATAACGACATCGTTTTTCAAGAGTGTTTTCCGCTTTCCTTATGCCTTATATCTTATTGCCTTTTTTCATTTTTCGTTGTGACCGTTCCGGCATGGGAGTTAAATAGAACATTGGAGCTAAGGCATGCATAAGTATTACGGGGGACGTGGAACTGCGGAAAAGGGTTCCATTTGGGAAGATGTTGGAAACCGGCAGGGATGCTGGGAATGAAAGTTTGCCCCGAGGTATCGAAAAGCCACATCTGCTCGTACTTTGTTGATACCTCGAAGCGAGCGCGACAGGTGGGAGCTTACCAATTTTCCTTCTTCCGCGAAGGGAGGAGATTATCCAAAGATTGAACCGGCTGAAAGCGGTGATCAATCAGGAGCGTTTTCCACCTCGATGCGACTACTGATGCAGGCCCGGCAGGAACCCGACCGGGTTCGAGCCGCATCCGAAAGGGAAAGCACTCCCACTATTTTCCCGGGATCTTCTTTGTGAACGAAAAGACGCTGAACATCGGCGAAAATCATCCTCTGAATGGCTAAAACCAGGTGCTCTCTCTCATCGCAAGATCGTACGGGAGTGCTCATGATCGTTTTGGCGGGCACCTCGGCGGAAATCCCATGTTTGTACGCAATGATGAGATCCGTTTTGGAAACCACCCCGGCGGGAAGTCCGTTTTCGTCGATAATGAGGACCGCTCCCACATTGTTGGCCTCGAGCCCCTCCATCACCTCCATCAAGCTTTCGTTTTCATGGTTTACAAAGACGGATGGGGTCATCACTTCATATACATGAAAAGGCTCGGCAAGGAACCCTTCGGAGTCCGCTTCCCTGGTGCGCAGGATATTCCTTTCGCACTTGTGACAATATCTGTAAAGCAGACCACAGATATCGTAATACGCCAAAACACCTACAACTTGGTCAGGAGCGCTTTCCTTTACAAAGAGGCGGTGGACGTTGTGGGTTCTCATGAGGTCGAGAGCGGATTCCAGGGTATCCCCCGGCTCGCAGAACAGGGGAGAGGGCATCATGATGGCTTCCAGAGGGGTTTCGATGGGGATACCTGCGTAATATCCCCCCATGATGTTGGTTTTGGACACAACCCCAACGGGCTCATGCTTTTCGTCTGTAATGAGCAGGGAATTGACTCGAAACTTGATGACAGTTTTGGCTGCCTCTTCGATGGGCGCATCTTTAGGTAACTGGGCGGCAATCCTGCGCATGGCATCGAGGACCGTCAGCCCACTCAAAACGCTCTTCCTCTCGACGATGGGCATAGTACTCACCAAAAAGCTAAAAGGTTAAGTCATGCAGCTGGGACGTTCCATGAGATGGTAGAAGACCTTGGAAATATAAACAATCCCAACAACTTTTCCATTTTCTAAAACAGGGAGGCGGCGCAGGTGCTTGCGGATCATGATGTCTACGATGAAGAGCAGATGAGTGTCGGGTGTGATGGAGATGAGATCGGTGGTCATGATGTCTTCGACCAGGATGGACTTGGCTCGGCGGCAGGTTTCGTCCAAAAATCCCGTTACGTCCATGTCGTTCATTTCACCCCAGATATGAATATGCTTGGGGCGCATGAGAAGCAGGACATCGAACATGGAAACCATTCCCACGAGCTCCCCCTGGTCGGTGGTCACCAGAAGTCCAAAACTCTTGGACTTTTGTTCTTCACTGGCTTTCTTGAAAACCTTGACGACTTCCGTAACAGACATCTTGGGGTGGAGGGTCAGGAAGGTGGTATCCATTACGTCTTTTGCTGTAACGGTCATATCATCCCCTCTATGTTTGAAAGACATCAAAATGGAAAATATGGTTTGAAATCTTCTGTCGAGGACTGGAATATGATGTATCATTTCAGGCCGAAGTGTCAACATTCTTATGGCATTACGAAAGATTTACGAGATGAACCAGATCCATATTCATATTCATCTTGGGAGCAGCACCTCGAAACGATGAAAGAACACCGTCGGATGGTCTACCCTTCCTGATCCGCCACCATTTCCCGGGAGGTTTCCAGGAGCATCGGGATTTGGGAGGCTTTGAACTCCAGCGGAGGGATCAGGTCAATTTCAAAAAAGGGTATTTATTGAGTTCTTCCCGGGTCCAGATGGAAAATCCGGCTTGCTGTCCCAGGGTTTCGACCGCCAAAATGGCATCCGGGTCTTCGAAATTCAGGTGACCCGGTGTTCCCAGCTCTTCCAGGGATTTCAGGATGGCTTCGTTGAGCATCCTTTCTTCCTCGACCGTTGAAATTTTGCCCTTGAAGCCCCGCCGGTGCATCCTGACATGAAAACTCTTTCCCTGCAGTTTCTCCACGAAGCTCAAAGCGATTTCTTTGGCTTTCGCTTGAAATTCTTCCGGTGTTTGAAAGCTGAAAATATCGGTCACAGGAATGAGACGTGCCAGGTGCGTGAGGATTGATGGATCTGCGGCGATTTTTTCACTCAATCTTGTGAGCATTTCATCAACATAAGAACACCGCATGATGAGTACGTTGAAAAACTCGGTGCGTTGGATCGGTCCAAATTCATTCAATAAATTGCGGACTCGACCGTATGCTTTTTCATGAACCGTGATGAGAACGTTCCAATCCCGCATTTCGTGCCCTTGAATCTATATGAAAAACCTTTGGACCGGTGAAGGGGTGAGCCGGTGGACAGGCGGGCCGGCTCACCCCTTCACCGATTTCCATGTATCGTTGTGTCTTTCCGGGTCATGGCGGTGAACTGTCCAAGGAAAGGAAGGGGTCATAAGAAGGTTATGCCCTTACTTTTTCCGGTTTCTTCAGGCTCGTCTCTCTTTTTCAAGATTTTGTTCTCGGGAAATGATTGTGACCATATCCGTGAGCTGTTCCCAGATTTGTTCCAGCACATCATCGAGGGTAAGAATCCCTTCAAGCCCGCCTTTGGCGTTGACCACCGGGATGCGGCGAAAACCGCGGGAGCGCATCTTTTTTAAAACTTCGGCAATGTCGTCGTTTTCCAGTGCCGTCACAGGCTCCGGCGTCATCACGTCTTCGACAGTGAGCGATCCAATGTAATCTGGAGCATTGGCCATGACTCCAACGACGATATCCCGGTCCGTCAGAATGCCAATGGGAATCCGCTCCCCCTCCTTTTCTTCGACGACGACCAGATTGCCCACATGATATTCACGCATGCGTTTACTCGCTTCCATGAGAGTTTCTTTCCTGGTGGCGATGGCGACTTCCCGAATACAGATCTCACCTGCTGTCATGATTTTACTCCTTCACAGTTTGGGGGGGCAGAGCATTCCACGAATCTCAAATTGCGCCACATGCTGCGAAAAAATATGGATTATTTCCCGACGGGAATAATATAGAGAGGGGATTCGCCTTTCTCGCAACCGACTACTTGGGCCACAGTTTCGTCACGGAAGGCGCCGATGACCACCGCTCCCAGGTTCAGCGAAACGGCCTGCAGCAAGGCGTTTTGAGCGGCGTGGCCGGCCTCCATATATACATACCTGATTCCACGTTCCCCGTATTTTGAAGTCGTGCGTTCATAGACTCCGCAGATGACCAGAACAACGGGAGCTTTCCTGATGGGGTCCTGGCTGAGAGCCGCCTGACAGAGGGCGTCTCTTCGGTCTTCACTCCCTTTCTTCTGGAGCTCGTGCCTTGCAGGCCGGTATTTGTAGATGCCTGCGGAAAGGTGAGTCGCATTTCCGACAAGGGCATATATTTCAAGGGGATAAAGCGCTCCCGCAGAAGGGGCTGCCCGGTATCCTCCGGGATCGGTGATCCCCTGAGCCGCCCAAAGAAGCTGTGAAATATCTGAAAGATCCAAAGGCTCCAGCCTGTAATTCCGGATAGATCTTCTGGCAAGGATTGCGCTCTCCACCGATATTTTGCTATTGTACTGAGGGTCTGGAAGCTTGATGGTGTCTGTACGCGGTTCTTCGGACATGTTTTCTCCTCTCGCCGGCTGGGTAAAAATCATAAACATCAAAATCAGAAAGGAGACTACAACTGCACTTACGATGAATTTTCGGGGTATTCCATCAGATGGTTTTCTCGAATTTATCATGATATCCGTTTCCTCAACATATACTCTGCACGGATAAAATTATGACTTTTGATCATCCTGCAGAAGTCAAGATTTCAACCGTTCACAGTATAAATACCTGAAAGGATTCTACCCCATTGTTGTTATTTTAAGAATTCTCCCCCTGCCGTTCAAGTTCGGTTGTTGCCAAAAGTGGGATAGAAAGGTGGTGGTTCATGGGAAAAGGCGGTGTCTCATCCTTCATTCGACATCATTTCAGGCATTTCAATGCCGCTGCCCTGGTAGATGCTGCGCAAGCCTACAGAGATCTTCTTGATGATAACGGGTTCATGTTTTTGGCCATGGCAGGAGCTATGAGCACTGCGGAGCTGGGGCTGTCTCTGGCTGAGATGATTCGCCGTGATAAGGTGCATGCCATTTGCTGCACGGGGGCGAACCTGGAGGAGGATATTTTCAATCTCGTTGCTCATAATCATTATATCCGTGTTCCCAATTACCGGGAACTTTCGCCGCAAGACGAAAAAAAGCTGCTGGAACGCAAACTGAACCGTGTGACGGATACATGTATTCCCGAAGAAGAAGCCATCAAACGCATTGAAAAGGTCGTCCTGGATCTTTGGGTGGAAGCCGACCAAAAAGGGGAACGCTGTTTTCCTCACGAGTTTTTCTATCGTATGCTCCGAAGTGGAACACTTCGGAATCACTATGAAATTGATGAAAAAGAGAGCTGGATGCTTGCCGCTTCGGAGAGGAACCTGGCCATCTTCGTACCCGGATGGGAGGATTCAACATTGGGAAATATCTATGCTTCCCACTGTA
This region of Desulforhabdus amnigena genomic DNA includes:
- a CDS encoding SagB/ThcOx family dehydrogenase; translated protein: MSEEPRTDTIKLPDPQYNSKISVESAILARRSIRNYRLEPLDLSDISQLLWAAQGITDPGGYRAAPSAGALYPLEIYALVGNATHLSAGIYKYRPARHELQKKGSEDRRDALCQAALSQDPIRKAPVVLVICGVYERTTSKYGERGIRYVYMEAGHAAQNALLQAVSLNLGAVVIGAFRDETVAQVVGCEKGESPLYIIPVGK
- a CDS encoding deoxyhypusine synthase family protein; protein product: MGKGGVSSFIRHHFRHFNAAALVDAAQAYRDLLDDNGFMFLAMAGAMSTAELGLSLAEMIRRDKVHAICCTGANLEEDIFNLVAHNHYIRVPNYRELSPQDEKKLLERKLNRVTDTCIPEEEAIKRIEKVVLDLWVEADQKGERCFPHEFFYRMLRSGTLRNHYEIDEKESWMLAASERNLAIFVPGWEDSTLGNIYASHCMRGHIQNVHTVKTGMEYMMHLAKWYQEVSKGHPIGFFQIGGGIAGDFPISVVPVLRQELKQNVPLWSYFCQISDSTTSYGSYSGAVPNEKITWEKLDVATPKFIIESDATIVAPLIFAYVLDQV